The genomic segment GTACATCGCCTTCTGAGAGATTATTCAGGATCGCTGCCATGTCTCCGGGCCGCTCAATCGCCGGCCCTGTCGTAATTTTGATATGCACGCCCATCTCCTGTGCAATCAGGCCCGCCAAAGAGGTCTTTCCAAGACCCGGAGGGCCGTAAAACAGTACATGATCCAGCGCCTCTTTGCGCTGCTTGGCAGCGGAAATAAAGACCTTTAAATTCTCCTTTACCTCTGTCTGCCCAATATATTCTTCGAAGGAACGCGGTCTTAAGCTCCGCTCTGCTTCCTTTTCTTCTTGCTGTGCCTGAGTGTCGACAAGACGCCCAAACCTTTCCAGCCGCTCTTCCAGTTCTGTCATCTGCCTCTCCATTTCAGGGCGCTCCTGCGCCATAGTTTATATGAGCTGCTTTAAGCTCTGTTTGATGATTTCTTCCACTGCCATATCGGACTGGTAGACCTTGCTTACGGCAGCAGCGGCCTCTCCTTGGCTGTATCCAAGCGCTATCAAAGCCGCAATTGCCTCCGGCGCCGCTCCTCCGGCTGCCGGCGTGTTTTCTTCAGTTCCTGCTGGCGTCTGCCCGCCTCCGGCAAAGCTGAGCTTATCCTTCAAGTCTAAAATAATGCGCCCGGCTGTTTTCGCTCCGATCCCCGGCACCTTTGTCAGCGCCTTTTTATCCTCAGAAGCAATAGCCAAGATCACCTGATCTGTTGACATCGCCGTCAAAATGGCCAGTGCATATTTGGGTCCGACGCCGTTCACATTGATCAGCTGTTTAAAAACCTGCAGCGATTCTGTATGTAAAAATCCATATAGGATCATTGCGTCCTCCCGCACATTCATATAGGTGTGCAGCTGCACCTCTTCTCCCACGCCGATGCGCAGCAGCTCCTCCCGGATCGGCGTATATACACGAAACCCGATTCCCTGCTGCTCTACTACCACACTGCTCTCTTCAATGGCGGCCAATCTTCCTTTGATGTACGCAATCATAGCCATTCTCCTTTTTCTACACAATAAATCCCTTTGGGCGCTGCGATATACTGCATCCGAAAGTCCTTCTCATCCATCTCAAGCGCTTCCTCCTGCAGCTGAAAATCAAAGCATAGGCCTACCGTTTTTACAAAGCGGTACCGCTCTAAATAGCGGTCATAAAATCCGCTGCCATATCCAATCCGGCCTCCCTGATAGTCAAAAGCAAGGCCGGGCACCAGCATCAGCGTCTTTTGATCCGGCTCCTGCCTTCTCGCCCATGGCGCCGGCTCATAAATGCCAAACCGATTGCGCTGAAAGCTGCTTCTATCCTCCTGAAGATAAAATTCCATTCTATGACCTTCTTCTATACGAGGTAAGCAAAGCGCCTTTTGATACCGCAGGGCATGCTCCATCACCATGTAAGTTTCTACCTCTGAACGAAATGAAAAATAGGCAAAAATAGTATGCGCCTGCTGGTACAATGGACTCTTTTCCAAAAGATCCCATATACGGATGCTATCTCTGTGCGTATATGCATACTGATCTCGTTTTTCATTCATTTTCTTGCGCAGCTGCTGTTTTGTCATCGTATTTTTCTCTGCTCCTCTTTGTAAGGCTTTCTCTCTGCCGCCCTCTTCACGTATTCTGCCGCTGCCTCTGCGGCGATCATTGCTGATCCGGCTGCCCACTGCAGATTATATCCACCGCAGTCACCATCGAGATCCAGCACTTCTCCCGCCATAAAAAGCCCCTTATGCCGCCGGCTTTCCAGCTGAGCCGTTATCTCGCCGGCCTCAACGCCGCCTACCGTAATCTGCGCTTCTTCCCAGCCTCCCAGAGCAAGCACTGGCATCTCCCATTGTTTAAGGCTCTGTGCCAGCGCGCCGATTTCCTTTTTATCTAAAGAGCCAAACCCTGTTCTAGGGCTTAGTCCACTCTCTGCCAGCGCCACCGGAATCAGCGTTTTAGGAAGCCAGCCCTCCAGCGCTTCTTCGGCTGAAAAACCGCCAAGGCGCTCCTTTCTTTCCAGCAAATATACAAATAAAGCGCCTTTTTCCATTTCAGGGACCAAATCCAATGTCAAGACCGGCCTCCTGCCGCTTTGCAGCGCCTCTCCAGCGCTGCGGCTCAGATTCAAAACTGCCGGACCCGAAACCCCCTGATCGGTAAAAAGAATTTCGCCTGTCTCCCTCTGCCGGCACTCTCCCTCTA from the Lachnospiraceae bacterium genome contains:
- the ruvA gene encoding Holliday junction branch migration protein RuvA; this encodes MIAYIKGRLAAIEESSVVVEQQGIGFRVYTPIREELLRIGVGEEVQLHTYMNVREDAMILYGFLHTESLQVFKQLINVNGVGPKYALAILTAMSTDQVILAIASEDKKALTKVPGIGAKTAGRIILDLKDKLSFAGGGQTPAGTEENTPAAGGAAPEAIAALIALGYSQGEAAAAVSKVYQSDMAVEEIIKQSLKQLI
- a CDS encoding 5-formyltetrahydrofolate cyclo-ligase, which translates into the protein MTKQQLRKKMNEKRDQYAYTHRDSIRIWDLLEKSPLYQQAHTIFAYFSFRSEVETYMVMEHALRYQKALCLPRIEEGHRMEFYLQEDRSSFQRNRFGIYEPAPWARRQEPDQKTLMLVPGLAFDYQGGRIGYGSGFYDRYLERYRFVKTVGLCFDFQLQEEALEMDEKDFRMQYIAAPKGIYCVEKGEWL